Below is a window of Arcobacter sp. F155 DNA.
ATTTAAGGCTATGTTTTTAATAAGTTTACCTGATAGAATAGTTATTGATGACAATGGTGAATTTAAACCTGCATATGATGATACCATTAAAGATTATAATACTATTTTAGAGATGTTTGATAGGATATTAAACCCTGACCCAATGTCATATACTTCTCCTGAATTAAAATCAGTTTTCTCAAAATTTAAAGATCTTTTTGAAAAACATTATGAAGAACAAAAAGAGTTAGAAAACTCTTATCAAGTACAGTCAAACACAAGTACACAAGCTATAAAAGCAAAACTCTCTTAAAAAGTAACATCGATTAATTTAAATAGTGCTATAATTTTTCCTTTTAAGGAAATAGCACTATGGAATTTTTAGACGATATAACTACCACTTGGATTATAATTTTTGTTTTAACAGGTTTTATAGCAGGATATATTGATGCAATTGCAGGTGGTGGTGGAATGATTCAAGTTCCAGTTCTATTATTCTCTGGTATTCCTCCTATTTATGTACTTGCTTGTAATAAAGTAGCTTCTGTATTAGGTGTTTCAACTGCAACAATTAAATACGCACTTAGCAAAAAGATATCATGGAAAGTTGTAGCAGTTGCAATTATTCCTTGTCTTATAGCTTCATATATTGGAAGTTCATTAGTTATGTATGTTCCTGATACTATTATTCAATGGGCTATTTTATTAGCAATTCCTGTAGCACTTTTTTTTATGTTAAAAAAGAGTAAAACAATAAAAGAAGAAAAAACAGAAGTAAATAATAAAAATATCATACTTTCTACTGCTCCAATAGGTTTTTATGATGGACTACTTGGACCTGGAACGGGAACATATCTTACTATCTCTATGAAGAAGTTTTTGCATCTTGATTATTTAGTTTCTACTGCTTCTACAAAACCTTTAAACTTTGCTACAAATGTGGGTTCTGTATTTGCTTTTTTCTTTGCAGGTAAGATTCTTTGGTTAGTAGCAATTCCTATGGGATTGGCAAATGTAGCTGGTTCTTATGTGGGAAGTCACTATGCTATAAAAGGTGGTGAAGAGTTTATTAAAAAAGTACTAATTACAGTACTTATTTTTATGCTTTTAGCAAATGTGATTAAGATAATAGTTTCTTAATCACTCTTCTTATTTTCTTATATATATCTTTTTTCTAAATTTTTTTCATTATAACGCAAGACGTAACGCAAGCATCTTATAATAGTAATAGATGAAAAAAGGATTTAAAATGTTAGGAAAAAAGATAAAACTATCCCTTATAAGTGCTAGTTTACTTTGCAGTAGTCTTAGTGCTGATTTGATTATCAATAATGAAGTAAATAGTCAGCAAACTTTTGATGGAAATTCTGAGAGTGCACTTATCACAGAGAATGGATTTATAAATTTCAATACTAGTGGTAACCATACTGTAATTATAAATGTAGCAAATTACCTTGACTTTTCACATACCTTTAAAAATAGAGGAAAGATTCATACTGTCTCAACTAGTGGCTGGGCAAATGGAGTTAATATGGGAGATAATAATTCAACGGTTAGCAATGAGGGGGAGATAAAAGTTTCGGGAGTCACAATTGCAGCTGGGATTGGTGGTAATAGTTCTGCTACAATCAACAACAGTGGTACCATAGAGGTTTATACCACTTCAGGTAATGCTAAAGGAATGCACCTCTCAAAAAATACTGGCACAATCAACAACAGTGGAACAATAATAGCTAGAAAAAATAAGCAAAGAGACTATAATGCTTACTCTATTTTGATTACTTATGACAATGCTGGAACCATAAACAACGCTGGAACTTTAGATGGAAATATTAATGCTCCTGGACAAACTCTAACAAACAGTGGTAACATAATCCTTCCATACAATGCAAATGGTACGGGTGCTAATGCTGCTTATATAGCAAACTTTACAAACAAAGCAAATGGGGTTTTACAAGTATATTTACAAGCAGGTACTGGTGGAACTATGGAACACTCAAGATTAAATACAATCTCATCTGTTTTTGAAGATGGCTCAACCATAAAAGTAAATGTATTAGGACTAAGTTCTGATATTGAACTTTTAAAAGATCAAACTATGACAAATGTGGTTTATTCTAATACTTCAAATCTTGATATACAAGGTAC
It encodes the following:
- a CDS encoding TSUP family transporter; the protein is MEFLDDITTTWIIIFVLTGFIAGYIDAIAGGGGMIQVPVLLFSGIPPIYVLACNKVASVLGVSTATIKYALSKKISWKVVAVAIIPCLIASYIGSSLVMYVPDTIIQWAILLAIPVALFFMLKKSKTIKEEKTEVNNKNIILSTAPIGFYDGLLGPGTGTYLTISMKKFLHLDYLVSTASTKPLNFATNVGSVFAFFFAGKILWLVAIPMGLANVAGSYVGSHYAIKGGEEFIKKVLITVLIFMLLANVIKIIVS